A genomic segment from Salvia splendens isolate huo1 chromosome 13, SspV2, whole genome shotgun sequence encodes:
- the LOC121762735 gene encoding nucleobase-ascorbate transporter 6-like — protein sequence MAAKLDEPAPHPPKDQLPNVAYCITSPPPWPEAILLGFQHYLVVLGTTVLIPTALVPQMGGGNEEKAKVIQTLLFVAGLNTLLQTWFGTRLPAVIGGSYTFVAPTISIILSGRWDDPDPIMRFKKIMRATQGALIVASTIQIVIGFSGLWRNVVRFLSPISVVPLVALSGFGLYELGFPGVAKCIEIGLPELVLLVFCGQYLPQLIKPGKHIFERFAVLITVSIVWIYAHILTVGGAYDGASPKTQASCRTDHSGLINAAPWIRVPYPFQWGAPSFDAGECFAMMMAAFVALVEATGGFIGLSRYASATPLPPSILSRGIGWQGVATLLSGLFGTGNGSSVSIENAGLIAATRVGSRRTVQISAGFMLFFSVLGKFGAVFASIPMPIVAAFYCVFFGYFGVGGLAFLQFCQLNSFRNKFILAVPTFLGLSVAQYFNEYTAIKGYGPTHTSGRWFNDIVNVPFASKVFVAGVLAFLFDNTLDKKDPQIKKDRGKHWWDKFKDFKTDNRSEEFYGLPFNLNKYFPSV from the exons ATGGCAGCAAAGCTAGATGAACCGGCGCCACACCCGCCTAAAGATCAGCTTCCAAATGTTGCATACTGCATCACCAGCCCTCCTCCATGGC CTGAGGCTATCCTTCTTGGTTTTCAACATTATTTGGTGGTGCTCGGCACGACTGTCCTCATACCCACTGCATTGGTTCCTCAAATGGGAGGAGGAAAC GAGGAGAAAGCAAAAGTCATACAAACTCTGCTGTTTGTTGCTGGGCTCAACACCCTCCTGCAAACATGGTTTGGAACTCGGTTACCTGCTGTGATCGGAGGCTCATACACCTTCGTCGCGCCCACAATCTCAATCATCCTATCTGGTAGATGGGATGATCCAGATCCAATCATG AGGTTCAAGAAAATAATGAGGGCCACACAAGGCGCGCTTATTGTTGCCTCGACCATTCAGATAGTGATCGGATTCAGTGGTCTTTGGCGTAACGTTGTGAG GTTTTTAAGTCCAATTTCAGTTGTTCCTTTGGTTGCTCTTTCTGGTTTTGGGCTCTATGAACTCGGTTTTCCCGGG GTTGCCAAATGTATTGAAATTGGGTTGCCTGAGCTCGTTCTTCTGGTTTTCTGTGGTCAG TATCTACCACAACTGATTAAACCAGGAAAGCATATATTCGAACGCTTTGCAGTTCTTATTACTGTGTCAATTGTGTGGATTTACGCGCACATACTCACGGTTGGTGGTGCCTACGACGGGGCATCACCAAAGACTCAAGCAAGCTGTAGAACTGATCATTCTGGACTCATCAATGCTGCTCCATG GATAAGAGTCCCGTATCCCTTTCAATGGGGAGCACCATCATTTGATGCTGGTGAATGCTTCGCGATGATGATGGCTGCATTCGTTGCTCTTGTTGAG GCAACCGGTGGCTTCATTGGCCTATCTAGATATGCTAGTGCAACCCCATTGCCACCGTCCATTCTCAGCCGAGGCATAGGCTGGCAGGGCGTCGCCACCTTGCTGTCTGGTCTATTTGGAACGGGAAACGGATCATCAGTATCCAT AGAAAATGCAGGCCTTATAGCTGCAACTCGCGTTGGCAGTCGAAGGACGGTGCAGATATCTGCTGGATTCATGCTTTTCTTCTCTGTTCTAG GCAAATTTGGAGCAGTTTTTGCTTCAATCCCAATGCCTATAGTGGCTGCTTTCTACTGTGTCTTCTTTGGCTATTTTG GTGTTGGTGGCCTAGCTTTCCTCCAATTCTGCCAGCTAAACAGCTTCAGAAACAAGTTCATATTAGCTGTTCCAACTTTTCTGGGCTTGTCTGTGGCTCAATACTTCAACGAGTACACGGCTATCAAAGGATACGGCCCCACACACACGTCGGGGAGATGG TTCAACGACATTGTGAACGTGCCCTTCGCCTCCAAGGTGTTTGTGGCGGGCGTGCTGGCTTTCCTCTTCGACAACACGTTAGACAAGAAGGATCCCCAGATAAAGAAGGACAGAGGCAAGCATTGGTGGGATAAGTTCAAGGATTTCAAGACTGATAATAGGAGTGAGGAGTTCTATGGCCTTCCTTTCAATCTCAACAAATATTTCCCATCTGTTTGA
- the LOC121760154 gene encoding uncharacterized protein LOC121760154 codes for MGNCQAIDSATLVIQHPNGRADKLYWPVSASEIMKMNPGHYVALLLTTTLYSSPAAAAKNNSTSVDSKNIPLRITRIKLLRPTDTLALGHVYRLVSSQEVMKGLWAKKQAKVKQQGADKIMTEKISPEFEAEIRKISEIEKAEKVKERQRSRNNSSVNSGISKPRGWQPSLKAISEAGS; via the exons ATGGGAAACTGTCAAGCAATTGATAGTGCAACTCTGGTGATTCAACACCCAAATGGAAGAGCAGACAAGCTCTATTGGCCTGTCTCCGCAAGTGAAATCATGAAGATGAATCCCGGCCACTACGTTGCCCTCCTCCTCACCACCACCTTGTACTCCtcccccgccgccgccgccaagAATAATAGCACTAGTGTAGATAGCAAGAACATCCCTCTTCGAATAACCAGGATCAAGCTTCTTAGGCCAACTGATACACTTGCTCTTGGTCATGTCTATAGACTTGTCTCATCTCAAG AAGTGATGAAAGGGTTGTGGGCTAAGAAACAAGCTAAGGTGAAGCAGCAGGGTGCTGACAAAATCATGACAGAGAAAATAAGTCCAGAATTTGAAGCGGAAATTAGGAAAATTTCTGAAATTGAGAAGGCTGAGAAG GTGAAAGAAAGGcagagatcaagaaataattCATCAGTAAATTCCGGAATATCAAAACCCAGAGGCTGGCAGCCATCATTAAAAGCAATTTCTGAAGCTGGAAGCTGa